From a single Mesorhizobium shangrilense genomic region:
- a CDS encoding class I SAM-dependent methyltransferase, with protein sequence MDTFFDANRLNWDDRAELHSTDATGSYRIAAVLGGGSALHALEAGEIGDLAGKDIVHLQCHIGLDTLSLKHLGAKSVTGLDFSPKAINAARAFAQKAGTEARFVEASVYDAVSALGQTYDMVFVTWGAINWLPDISAWARVVAALLRPGGKLYLLEGHPTMLQFEATEGRLDLEYGWRTPQTKPLVFDEAQTYTGDARSLPHTRIYEWIHPLSDIVNAILSAGLSLDFLNEHEVIVWKAFPFVVETGEGQFELPDGYPRIPMSFSIGATKRG encoded by the coding sequence ATGGATACTTTCTTCGACGCCAACCGCCTGAACTGGGACGATCGGGCGGAACTGCATTCGACCGATGCCACCGGCAGCTACCGCATCGCGGCGGTGCTGGGCGGCGGCTCGGCGCTGCATGCGCTGGAAGCCGGCGAGATCGGCGATCTGGCGGGCAAGGACATCGTCCACCTGCAATGCCATATCGGCCTGGATACGCTCAGCCTGAAACATCTTGGCGCGAAAAGCGTGACCGGGCTCGATTTCTCGCCGAAGGCAATCAACGCGGCGCGCGCGTTCGCGCAAAAGGCAGGCACCGAGGCGCGCTTCGTCGAGGCGTCGGTCTATGACGCGGTCTCGGCACTGGGCCAAACCTATGACATGGTGTTCGTCACCTGGGGCGCGATCAACTGGTTGCCCGATATCTCGGCCTGGGCCAGGGTGGTGGCCGCCTTGCTCAGGCCTGGCGGCAAGCTCTATCTGCTCGAAGGCCATCCGACGATGCTGCAATTCGAAGCCACGGAAGGCCGGCTCGATCTCGAATATGGCTGGCGCACGCCGCAGACCAAGCCGCTCGTGTTCGACGAAGCCCAGACCTATACCGGCGACGCGCGGTCGCTGCCGCACACGCGCATCTATGAGTGGATCCATCCGCTGTCCGACATCGTCAATGCGATCCTGTCGGCGGGGCTTTCCCTCGATTTCCTCAACGAGCACGAGGTCATCGTGTGGAAGGCGTTTCCCTTCGTCGTCGAGACCGGCGAGGGCCAGTTCGAACTGCCGGACGGTTATCCTAGAATCCCGATGTCCTTCTCGATCGGTGCGACGAAACGCGGCTGA
- the rplS gene encoding 50S ribosomal protein L19, with the protein MDILRQLEAEQAAKIEAKRKLPEFQPGDTVRVQVRVTEGTRTRVQAYEGVVIARSGAGFQESFTVRKISYGEGVERVFPVYSPMVEGVEIVRRGKVRRAKLYYLRDRRGKSARISENTGVRARKLNDEERDALNAEKARIEAEKVAAAQALAAEKAAQEAAEKKAAAEAEAAAKAAEATPAE; encoded by the coding sequence ATGGATATCCTCCGTCAGCTCGAGGCCGAACAGGCCGCCAAGATCGAAGCCAAGCGCAAGCTTCCCGAGTTCCAGCCCGGCGACACCGTGCGCGTCCAGGTCCGCGTGACCGAAGGCACCCGCACCCGCGTCCAGGCCTATGAGGGCGTCGTCATCGCCCGCTCCGGTGCAGGCTTCCAGGAGAGCTTCACCGTCCGCAAGATTTCCTACGGCGAAGGCGTCGAGCGCGTGTTCCCGGTCTACTCACCCATGGTCGAGGGCGTCGAGATCGTGCGTCGCGGCAAGGTGCGTCGCGCCAAGCTCTATTACCTGCGCGATCGTCGCGGCAAGTCGGCCCGTATTTCGGAAAACACCGGCGTGCGCGCCCGCAAGCTGAACGACGAGGAGCGCGATGCGTTGAACGCCGAGAAGGCCCGCATCGAAGCCGAGAAGGTTGCCGCCGCCCAGGCGCTCGCCGCCGAGAAGGCAGCACAGGAAGCCGCCGAGAAGAAGGCCGCCGCCGAGGCCGAAGCAGCAGCCAAGGCCGCTGAAGCGACCCCCGCCGAATAA